The Sandaracinaceae bacterium genome includes a window with the following:
- a CDS encoding neutral/alkaline non-lysosomal ceramidase N-terminal domain-containing protein has protein sequence MQRILMVFALVALGCDGDTIADAGPPPDDTGVASGDAGVDGGPPPPPFVPDSYCPGSAGCEAGAGGTLEVGAAAVTITPIIDDTTDILSVDTDGDGEFEPGDGDEFADRDGVPGFQGVWIAGFGNARAASGVNDDVWARAVVMQNADTTIALVSLDVIGWFKPDMDVIREMVADLGIDHVAISATHTHQNRDTIGIWGIAQDSTGRSDAYNQRVREGAAQAIRDAHETLRPANVQYSAVDLREKPGGVTRWVGDLRDPVILDPEIRVMRFVEAGTETTIGTLVNFGTHPEYLDDRNTMISSDVAHWLRDGIESGVDGPGGERVDGVGGVAVFMNGAVGSQIGPNGLDVQTWAGEALSQRDDVYRWTGTVGGQLAYFVLESLGPDGGSTTDETAALGYRTRTFFVDVQNVGFHIAILQQLFDRPGHNWDPDDLLIAGENEPDLLTEVTVLDIGRAQLITAPGELDPQLFLGGYDGAYTPDGVPIIAADNENPPDLDAAPGPPYLRDRARADAEQVWLLGQTNDYLGYLVPEYNYQLAETAPYLDQAPGDHYEETNSVGVDGWPTIRRELEALLAWSPDEG, from the coding sequence ATGCAACGAATCCTGATGGTGTTCGCGCTGGTCGCGCTCGGCTGCGACGGCGACACGATCGCGGACGCGGGGCCGCCGCCCGACGACACGGGCGTCGCGTCCGGTGACGCGGGCGTCGATGGTGGCCCGCCGCCGCCGCCCTTCGTGCCCGACTCGTACTGTCCCGGCAGCGCGGGCTGCGAGGCGGGCGCCGGGGGCACGCTCGAGGTCGGGGCGGCCGCGGTCACGATCACGCCGATCATCGACGACACCACGGACATCCTGAGCGTGGACACCGACGGCGACGGCGAGTTCGAGCCGGGGGACGGCGACGAGTTCGCGGACCGCGACGGAGTCCCCGGGTTCCAGGGCGTCTGGATCGCGGGCTTCGGCAACGCGCGCGCGGCGAGCGGGGTCAACGACGACGTCTGGGCGCGCGCGGTGGTGATGCAGAACGCCGACACCACGATCGCGCTCGTCTCCCTCGACGTCATCGGCTGGTTCAAGCCGGACATGGACGTGATCCGCGAGATGGTGGCCGACCTCGGCATCGACCACGTGGCGATCAGCGCGACCCACACGCACCAGAACCGCGACACGATCGGCATCTGGGGCATCGCGCAGGACAGCACGGGGCGGAGCGACGCCTACAACCAGCGCGTGCGCGAGGGGGCGGCGCAGGCCATCCGGGACGCACACGAGACGTTGCGGCCCGCGAACGTGCAGTACAGCGCCGTGGACCTCCGCGAGAAGCCCGGGGGCGTGACGCGCTGGGTCGGGGATCTGCGCGACCCCGTCATCCTCGACCCGGAGATCCGGGTGATGCGCTTCGTCGAGGCGGGGACCGAGACCACCATCGGCACGCTCGTGAACTTCGGGACCCACCCCGAGTACCTCGACGACCGCAACACGATGATCTCGAGTGACGTGGCCCACTGGCTGCGCGACGGCATCGAGTCGGGCGTGGACGGTCCCGGCGGCGAGCGCGTCGACGGCGTCGGCGGCGTGGCGGTCTTCATGAACGGCGCCGTCGGGAGCCAGATCGGCCCGAACGGGCTCGACGTGCAGACCTGGGCGGGCGAAGCGCTCAGCCAGCGTGACGACGTCTACCGATGGACGGGCACCGTCGGCGGGCAGCTCGCCTACTTCGTGCTCGAGTCGCTCGGGCCCGACGGCGGCTCCACCACCGACGAGACCGCGGCGCTCGGCTACCGGACCCGCACCTTCTTCGTCGACGTGCAGAACGTGGGCTTCCACATCGCGATCCTGCAGCAGCTCTTCGACCGCCCGGGGCACAACTGGGACCCCGACGATCTGTTGATCGCGGGGGAGAACGAGCCGGACCTGCTCACCGAGGTGACGGTGCTGGACATCGGCCGCGCGCAGCTGATCACCGCGCCGGGCGAGCTGGATCCGCAGCTCTTCCTCGGCGGCTACGACGGCGCGTACACCCCCGACGGGGTGCCGATCATCGCGGCCGACAACGAGAACCCGCCCGACCTCGACGCCGCGCCGGGCCCGCCGTATCTGCGCGACCGCGCGCGGGCCGACGCCGAGCAGGTCTGGCTCCTCGGGCAGACCAATGACTACCTCGGCTACC